In Deferribacter desulfuricans SSM1, the following are encoded in one genomic region:
- a CDS encoding aminodeoxychorismate synthase component I has product MKNPTLIEPKSYNFLSINEFLTNFNDYYNKSIPFIFTIDFDIKHFYLEKLQNLITNDNVLFNFNGITNHSSMFKIDKNLYLKKFPIDYESYLKKFEIVQSHLKQGDSYLLNLTAPTKIETNLSLKEIYLLSNSKYKLYFYGIFTFFSPETFITIEDSIIKTHPMKGTIDSSIPNAKEVLLNDEKELAEHITVVDLLRNDLNMVSKKVTVTNFRYFSEINLNNKKIYQTSTEIVGNIKSSYQKNIAELIIRLLPAGSVTGAPKKKTVDIIKSVETYERFFYTGISGLFDGKILDTCVNIRYIEKTQDDLYYKSGGGITVYSNPINEYNELIEKVYVPISRNYKA; this is encoded by the coding sequence ATGAAAAATCCAACATTAATAGAACCAAAAAGCTATAACTTTTTATCAATAAATGAATTTTTGACTAATTTTAATGACTATTATAATAAGTCTATACCTTTTATCTTTACAATAGATTTTGATATAAAACACTTTTACTTAGAAAAACTACAAAACTTAATTACTAACGATAATGTTTTATTTAACTTCAATGGTATAACAAACCATTCCTCTATGTTTAAAATAGATAAAAACTTATATCTTAAAAAATTTCCGATAGATTATGAATCATATTTAAAAAAATTTGAAATCGTCCAATCGCACTTAAAACAAGGGGATAGTTATTTATTGAATCTGACAGCTCCAACAAAAATTGAGACAAACTTATCACTTAAAGAAATTTATCTTTTATCAAACTCCAAATACAAACTTTATTTTTATGGCATATTCACATTCTTTTCACCAGAAACTTTTATAACGATTGAAGATAGTATAATAAAAACGCATCCTATGAAAGGGACTATTGATTCTAGTATCCCAAATGCAAAAGAGGTCTTATTAAACGATGAAAAAGAATTAGCCGAACACATAACTGTTGTTGATTTATTAAGAAACGATTTAAACATGGTATCTAAAAAGGTAACAGTTACAAATTTTAGATATTTTTCTGAGATAAATTTAAATAACAAAAAAATTTATCAAACAAGCACAGAAATTGTTGGTAATATAAAAAGCTCATATCAGAAAAATATAGCAGAACTAATAATCCGTTTACTACCTGCTGGCTCAGTAACTGGAGCTCCTAAGAAAAAAACAGTTGATATAATCAAATCAGTTGAAACATACGAAAGATTCTTTTATACAGGAATTAGTGGATTGTTTGATGGTAAAATATTAGATACATGTGTAAACATAAGGTATATAGAAAAGACACAAGATGATTTATATTATAAAAGTGGTGGTGGAATAACAGTATATTCAAACCCAATTAATGAATATAATGAACTGATTGAAAAGGTATATGTCCCAATTAGTAGAAACTATAAAGCTTAA
- a CDS encoding aminotransferase class IV: MSQLVETIKLKEGILQNIQFHNIRFYNTRKELFNISEYIRLEDIIYQNSPPTAGIYKVRVLYDKQIHKIEFIKYKLPNINKLILINDEKIEYKYKFVDRTQFEVLKNNIGQNTEVIICQKGYITDTTFTNVAFYDGKKWFTPNTYLLKGTKREYYLENKIIYEEEIKIKDLKKFKKVALINAMIDLCELVLPIEAIENLTSI, encoded by the coding sequence ATGTCCCAATTAGTAGAAACTATAAAGCTTAAAGAAGGTATTTTACAAAATATTCAATTTCACAATATTAGATTTTATAATACTAGGAAAGAATTATTTAATATATCTGAATACATTCGATTAGAAGATATAATTTATCAAAATTCTCCACCTACTGCAGGCATTTATAAAGTCAGGGTTCTTTATGACAAACAGATCCATAAAATAGAATTCATAAAATATAAATTACCTAATATTAATAAATTAATCCTAATAAATGATGAAAAAATAGAATACAAATATAAATTTGTCGATCGTACACAGTTTGAAGTCTTAAAAAATAATATTGGTCAAAATACTGAAGTAATTATTTGTCAAAAAGGGTATATAACAGATACAACTTTTACAAATGTTGCTTTTTATGATGGTAAAAAATGGTTTACACCAAATACTTATTTACTGAAAGGTACCAAAAGGGAATATTATTTAGAAAACAAAATTATATATGAAGAAGAAATTAAAATAAAAGATTTGAAAAAGTTTAAGAAGGTTGCTTTAATAAATGCTATGATCGATCTATGCGAATTAGTTTTGCCAATAGAAGCAATAGAAAATTTAACATCTATCTAA
- a CDS encoding type II secretion system F family protein has protein sequence MPVYKYTGFNSEGKKVHGTIEGNSINFVISKLKEQGIFVESIKDVKSKDRFLILDYFNGFVSSGKKLLPDVFFQLAMLLKSGIPLSESLKITGNQVNNKKVKSILLALSAKVSEGIKLSVAMQEFNDYFSDVLINLVRTSEETGRLAETFENVARYEEEKRKSMDKIKVAMIYPMIVLSIGMGVVGFLLSYVVPKMKNIFSAVNRELPATTKFLIATGNFIKNYGVLTISILIILIILIRLYLKKNEKILKKIDKYLLRFNLFLNINLYKFSESMNFLLSEGVPLLAAVSLSTNSISNRELKDVLFFVTEDIKSGKSFSESLKQSGSFPEMFVAAIKTGEKSGNLANIFLRLSEFYFKKIEKTLNVFLSIIEPLFILILGLIVGFIVLSIMSPLFELNTFIR, from the coding sequence ATGCCAGTTTATAAATATACAGGGTTCAATTCTGAAGGTAAAAAGGTTCATGGCACAATTGAAGGTAATTCGATAAATTTTGTAATTTCAAAGTTAAAAGAGCAAGGTATTTTTGTAGAATCTATTAAGGATGTAAAATCGAAAGATCGATTTTTGATTTTAGATTATTTTAATGGGTTTGTTTCTTCTGGTAAAAAGCTGTTACCAGATGTTTTCTTTCAACTTGCAATGCTTTTAAAAAGTGGTATCCCTTTGTCTGAGTCGTTAAAAATTACAGGCAATCAAGTAAATAATAAAAAGGTTAAAAGTATTTTATTGGCACTGTCTGCAAAGGTCAGTGAAGGGATAAAACTTTCTGTAGCAATGCAAGAGTTTAACGATTATTTTTCAGATGTTTTGATTAATCTTGTTAGAACCAGCGAGGAGACAGGTAGACTTGCTGAAACTTTTGAAAATGTTGCAAGGTATGAAGAGGAAAAAAGAAAAAGTATGGATAAAATCAAGGTTGCAATGATTTATCCAATGATAGTACTTTCGATAGGGATGGGGGTTGTAGGGTTTTTGCTCTCTTATGTAGTTCCTAAAATGAAAAATATCTTTTCTGCGGTAAATAGGGAGTTGCCAGCAACTACAAAATTTTTAATTGCTACAGGGAATTTTATTAAAAATTATGGAGTTTTGACTATTTCTATTTTAATTATTTTAATAATTTTAATAAGGTTATATTTGAAGAAAAACGAAAAAATTTTAAAAAAAATTGATAAATATTTATTGAGGTTCAACCTGTTTTTAAATATTAATTTGTATAAATTTTCTGAGTCTATGAATTTTTTGCTATCTGAGGGTGTGCCACTTCTTGCAGCTGTTAGTTTAAGTACTAATTCTATTTCAAATAGAGAGTTAAAAGATGTTCTTTTTTTTGTTACTGAGGATATAAAATCAGGTAAGAGTTTTTCTGAAAGTCTTAAACAGAGTGGAAGTTTTCCTGAGATGTTTGTTGCTGCAATAAAAACTGGTGAAAAATCGGGGAATTTGGCAAATATATTTTTAAGGTTGTCAGAGTTTTACTTTAAAAAGATTGAAAAAACTTTAAATGTATTTCTATCTATTATTGAGCCATTGTTTATTTTGATTTTAGGTTTGATTGTTGGTTTTATCGTTTTATCAATTATGTCACCTTTATTTGAGTTAAATACATTTATTAGATAG
- a CDS encoding GspE/PulE family protein gives MSQIKDNIIKFYLKFPDKGDFFPELKDDNSVTILYSNESGFKKGLLLADRVGLQYDFRPVDKKEILSKLEDISEHFDNVEDFGHDEDNSEIEDILSASYQDAPIINLVNQLIVDAVKADASDIHFENGENTFLVKYRIDGVLRTIRTFKKGIHDQVIARIKVMSMLDVAETRKPQDGRINIKVGNRGVDMRVSIIPSIRGEKAVLRILEKTKGLITLENIGMPEHYLKKYREYINRPNGIILVTGPTGSGKTTTLYASLLEIDREEKNIVTIEDPVEYDIDGITQVQVNPVVNLDFASAIRSFLRQDPDVILVGEIRDEETAKAAVQASLTGHLVFSTLHTNDAPTAVARLIDMNVEPFLISSSLQIVIAQRLLRKVCEHCKIEVDLDDNVKELFKEYGIILERAVIGKGCEHCFGTGYKGRTAIFEFLEINDEIRRLINAKSDSEEIAKVAKKYGYKRLIEEGAKLIQNQITTVEEVLAVTKFE, from the coding sequence GTGAGCCAGATAAAAGATAATATTATAAAGTTTTATCTTAAATTTCCAGATAAAGGGGATTTTTTCCCAGAATTAAAGGATGATAATTCTGTTACAATACTTTATTCTAACGAGTCAGGTTTTAAAAAAGGTTTGCTTTTGGCTGATAGAGTAGGTTTACAGTATGATTTTAGACCTGTTGATAAAAAGGAGATATTATCTAAGCTTGAAGATATTAGCGAACATTTTGATAATGTAGAAGACTTTGGACATGATGAAGATAATAGTGAAATAGAGGATATACTTTCTGCAAGTTATCAGGATGCACCTATTATTAACCTTGTAAATCAATTGATTGTTGATGCAGTAAAAGCTGATGCAAGCGATATTCATTTTGAAAACGGTGAAAATACTTTTTTGGTAAAATATAGGATTGATGGTGTGTTGAGAACTATAAGAACTTTTAAAAAAGGGATTCATGACCAGGTAATTGCAAGAATAAAAGTTATGTCTATGCTTGATGTGGCTGAAACAAGAAAACCTCAGGATGGAAGAATTAATATAAAAGTTGGAAATCGCGGCGTGGATATGAGGGTTTCTATTATTCCCTCAATTAGGGGAGAAAAAGCAGTTTTAAGGATTTTGGAAAAAACAAAAGGGTTGATAACTCTCGAAAATATTGGGATGCCAGAGCACTATCTTAAAAAGTATAGAGAATATATAAATAGACCAAATGGTATCATTTTGGTAACAGGACCTACAGGAAGTGGTAAAACTACTACTCTTTATGCTTCCCTACTGGAAATAGATAGAGAAGAGAAAAATATTGTGACAATTGAAGACCCTGTAGAATACGATATTGATGGTATTACTCAAGTGCAGGTAAATCCTGTTGTAAACCTTGATTTTGCATCAGCTATAAGATCGTTTTTAAGGCAAGATCCGGATGTGATTCTTGTTGGCGAAATTAGGGATGAAGAAACAGCAAAAGCAGCTGTGCAGGCTTCTTTAACAGGTCATCTTGTTTTTTCTACTCTCCATACCAATGATGCACCAACAGCTGTTGCAAGATTAATAGATATGAATGTAGAGCCATTTTTGATATCTTCTTCATTGCAGATTGTGATAGCACAGAGATTATTAAGGAAAGTTTGTGAACATTGCAAAATTGAAGTTGATTTAGATGATAATGTAAAAGAATTGTTTAAAGAGTACGGTATTATTCTTGAAAGAGCTGTAATAGGAAAAGGGTGTGAACACTGCTTTGGAACTGGATATAAAGGTAGGACTGCTATTTTTGAATTTTTAGAAATAAATGATGAAATTAGAAGGTTGATAAATGCGAAATCTGATTCTGAAGAGATTGCAAAAGTTGCAAAGAAATATGGATATAAGCGATTAATAGAAGAGGGTGCTAAACTTATTCAAAATCAGATTACCACTGTTGAAGAAGTTTTAGCAGTTACAAAATTTGAGTAG
- the gspD gene encoding type II secretion system secretin GspD, translating into MRVKRVLFLIVFTFIALASFAENFDANFKNVSLKDFLLFVSEFTGKSIVYDESKIRGQITIDTKSKLTKDNLLEIMNTVLSMNNLYALDKGTYLQILKKNEVREIDDRFVDVDNVTKNDFITTVLYFDGIDVSKIASSLARLKSKYGDVQVLKGANVVVIRDTADRILKIKDIINKISKLAGSYELKAYSIKNSSASNIEKNITKFFKQLQAQALVSFNPIIIADDFTNTLIVAAKEDDINKIEYIINQLDVSNDNSALAPQVFKLKHVYATDVEGILNKLLLSNIDPKKKKVVRSKVAADKSTNSIIALGDKELYSNIQQLLEKLDKPRKQVYVEALVLETSIEKGADFGVEWLAGGGNENFAGSAGFLNNGALTNFQSPVLEGNSPNFAALPGGFTAAILGNVITYEGVKFPTLSALVNFVKTDSAINIISNPQILTLDNEEAEVFVGENRPFLTSTKFDANNNPVQSYDYRDVGIRLKITPHISDNKTLTLKIEQEVKKVIANAGNDLTAPITLTRKTKTMVELIDGYTMVISGLIGDDTSVSNSEVPFLSKIPILGWLFKSRNRSRSKTNMMVFITAKVINTRQDIDLITSEKKQFMKVIKEQNKKKLGIESEPDKR; encoded by the coding sequence ATGAGAGTGAAAAGAGTATTATTTTTAATAGTTTTTACTTTTATTGCTTTGGCTTCATTTGCAGAAAACTTTGATGCAAATTTTAAAAATGTAAGTTTAAAAGATTTTTTACTTTTTGTATCAGAATTTACAGGTAAATCCATCGTTTATGATGAATCAAAGATAAGAGGTCAGATTACTATTGATACAAAATCAAAATTAACAAAGGATAATTTGTTAGAAATTATGAATACAGTATTAAGTATGAACAATCTTTATGCTCTTGATAAAGGTACTTATTTACAAATATTAAAGAAAAATGAAGTCCGAGAGATAGATGATAGATTTGTAGATGTGGATAATGTAACAAAGAATGATTTTATTACTACCGTCCTTTATTTTGATGGAATAGATGTGAGTAAAATAGCTTCCTCATTAGCTAGATTAAAGTCTAAGTATGGAGATGTGCAGGTATTAAAGGGTGCGAATGTAGTTGTTATAAGAGATACTGCAGATAGAATTTTGAAAATAAAAGATATTATAAATAAGATTTCCAAGCTTGCTGGTAGTTATGAGTTAAAAGCTTATTCTATTAAAAATAGTTCAGCATCAAATATAGAAAAGAATATAACTAAATTTTTTAAACAGCTTCAAGCCCAAGCACTTGTTTCATTCAATCCCATTATTATAGCTGATGATTTTACAAATACTCTAATTGTAGCTGCTAAAGAAGATGATATTAACAAAATAGAATACATCATAAATCAGCTTGATGTAAGTAATGATAATAGCGCACTTGCACCACAGGTTTTTAAACTGAAACATGTTTATGCTACTGATGTGGAAGGGATATTGAATAAATTACTGCTTTCAAATATTGATCCTAAGAAAAAAAAGGTTGTTAGATCTAAAGTTGCTGCTGATAAATCAACAAACTCTATTATTGCACTTGGGGATAAGGAGCTATATTCCAATATTCAACAACTGTTAGAAAAACTTGATAAACCAAGAAAACAGGTTTATGTGGAAGCATTAGTTTTAGAAACTTCTATTGAAAAAGGGGCTGATTTTGGAGTGGAATGGCTTGCAGGTGGTGGAAATGAAAATTTTGCTGGAAGTGCTGGGTTTTTAAATAATGGAGCATTAACAAACTTTCAATCTCCAGTTTTAGAAGGAAATTCACCAAATTTTGCTGCACTGCCTGGCGGTTTTACTGCTGCAATTCTTGGTAATGTTATCACTTATGAAGGGGTAAAATTTCCAACACTTTCGGCTCTTGTCAATTTTGTAAAAACTGATAGTGCAATCAATATTATTTCTAATCCACAGATCTTGACCCTTGATAATGAAGAAGCTGAAGTATTTGTTGGTGAAAACAGGCCTTTTCTAACAAGTACAAAATTTGATGCAAATAATAATCCAGTCCAATCATACGATTATAGAGATGTAGGTATTAGGCTAAAGATAACTCCACATATTTCTGATAATAAAACCCTTACTCTAAAAATTGAGCAAGAAGTCAAAAAAGTTATAGCAAATGCTGGGAATGACTTAACTGCACCTATTACTTTGACAAGAAAAACAAAAACGATGGTTGAATTAATTGATGGCTACACGATGGTAATAAGTGGACTTATTGGGGATGATACTTCTGTGAGTAATAGTGAAGTTCCATTTTTATCAAAAATACCTATTCTTGGCTGGTTGTTTAAATCAAGAAATAGAAGCAGATCCAAAACTAATATGATGGTATTTATTACTGCAAAGGTTATTAATACAAGACAGGATATCGATTTGATTACTTCAGAGAAAAAGCAGTTTATGAAAGTGATTAAAGAGCAAAATAAGAAAAAGTTAGGAATTGAGAGTGAGCCAGATAAAAGATAA
- a CDS encoding PDZ domain-containing protein, producing the protein MGRKSIVILICLAVLAYFISFTVTKYINYKYSNKTVDITLKNNVKKIKSEKVNVNEILELNPFNLKKEEKQITQVTKVEEKTNEISADIKFELLGYVANKDKILALIKINSKTYVLNNKEPVDGFIVDKINDEYLIILHNGKSYKVKLVGGSKKTENKTAVKTKPVQKSKTSKSDTFKISRQEVDKQLKDINSLLRTIFVAPYYRNKEFLGYRIARIRRNSILYKLGLRNGDVIVRINDESVENPQKMLELLTNISDVTAVKVDLIRRGVKKSIFVEID; encoded by the coding sequence GTGGGTAGAAAAAGTATTGTTATTTTGATTTGTTTGGCAGTTTTAGCTTATTTCATATCTTTTACTGTAACTAAATATATCAATTATAAATATTCTAACAAAACTGTAGATATAACATTAAAGAATAATGTAAAAAAAATAAAATCTGAAAAGGTTAATGTAAACGAAATATTAGAGTTAAACCCTTTTAATCTAAAAAAAGAGGAAAAGCAGATCACGCAGGTAACTAAAGTTGAAGAAAAAACAAATGAAATTAGTGCAGATATTAAATTTGAATTATTAGGCTATGTTGCAAACAAAGATAAGATATTGGCATTGATAAAAATAAATTCAAAAACTTATGTGTTAAACAATAAAGAGCCTGTTGATGGTTTTATTGTTGATAAAATTAATGATGAGTATTTGATTATTTTACACAATGGTAAAAGTTATAAAGTAAAATTAGTAGGTGGAAGTAAAAAAACTGAAAATAAGACTGCTGTAAAGACTAAGCCTGTGCAAAAGAGTAAAACTTCTAAATCGGATACTTTTAAAATATCCAGACAAGAGGTGGATAAACAGTTAAAAGATATAAATTCCCTACTTAGGACAATATTTGTAGCTCCTTACTATCGTAATAAAGAATTTTTAGGTTATCGTATTGCTAGAATTAGAAGAAATTCAATTTTGTATAAATTGGGACTAAGAAACGGTGATGTAATTGTGAGAATTAATGACGAATCGGTGGAGAATCCTCAGAAAATGCTAGAACTGTTAACTAATATTTCAGATGTTACAGCGGTAAAAGTGGATTTAATTAGAAGAGGAGTTAAAAAATCTATTTTTGTTGAGATAGATTAA
- the mrtJ gene encoding JDVT-CTERM system glutamic-type intramembrane protease MrtJ, which translates to MVYVIILITIVYLFIRFVLTGTLNFNYSGLEILSYLLFSPIIEELFFRGFLQRELKRKNFFSKLIIKNKYLFISNANIFVSLLFGLSHLIYNNIIHSVLVIIPSLILGMIYDKYENVIMCILLHAFFNLNIFIG; encoded by the coding sequence ATGGTGTATGTAATTATTTTAATTACTATAGTTTATTTATTTATACGATTTGTATTAACAGGAACACTAAATTTTAATTACAGTGGATTAGAAATATTAAGTTATTTACTTTTTTCACCTATTATTGAAGAGCTATTTTTTAGAGGGTTTTTACAAAGAGAACTAAAAAGAAAGAATTTTTTTTCAAAATTAATTATAAAAAATAAATATTTATTTATTTCAAATGCCAATATTTTTGTTTCATTATTATTTGGTTTGTCTCATTTGATTTATAATAATATTATTCATTCTGTTTTGGTGATTATTCCTTCATTGATTTTAGGTATGATTTATGATAAGTATGAAAATGTTATAATGTGTATATTACTACATGCTTTTTTTAATTTAAATATATTTATTGGATGA
- the gspG gene encoding type II secretion system major pseudopilin GspG, translating into MKNNEGFSLIELMVVIVILGILATVLLPKIINRPDEARVTKAKSDIKTIESALKLYKLDNGMYPTTEQGLSALIKKPEIEPIPKNWKNGGYLDANKIPVDPWGNPYIYRSPGDNGRDYEIISLGADGKEGGEGVNADIKSYEIN; encoded by the coding sequence ATGAAAAATAACGAAGGTTTTTCACTAATCGAATTGATGGTTGTCATTGTGATACTTGGTATTTTAGCAACAGTTTTATTACCAAAAATTATAAACAGACCAGATGAGGCAAGAGTAACAAAAGCAAAAAGCGATATAAAAACAATAGAATCAGCATTAAAATTATACAAGTTAGACAACGGAATGTACCCAACAACTGAGCAGGGGCTCAGCGCACTGATAAAAAAGCCAGAAATAGAACCGATACCAAAAAACTGGAAAAATGGTGGTTATTTAGACGCAAACAAAATACCTGTTGATCCTTGGGGTAACCCATATATCTATCGCTCCCCTGGAGATAATGGAAGAGATTACGAAATAATTTCTTTAGGTGCAGATGGTAAAGAAGGTGGTGAAGGAGTAAATGCAGATATTAAAAGCTACGAAATAAATTAA
- a CDS encoding type II secretion system protein, protein MNLELKTGAFTFIELLIIIVIFGLSLMFITPKIAAKFSGLNPVEAGINNIINIAFLDAQKTKKPVFIKGIKGTNKLFLDNKSYEIKDIESFQTVEINEINQPGLDFYIGVYPKRFVDSFKIETNNGIIKSNSLGLTCEFSKK, encoded by the coding sequence ATGAATCTAGAATTAAAAACAGGTGCATTTACCTTTATAGAATTACTCATAATTATTGTAATATTTGGACTTTCACTTATGTTTATCACTCCTAAGATCGCTGCTAAATTTTCTGGTTTAAATCCAGTAGAAGCAGGAATAAATAACATTATAAATATAGCTTTTTTAGATGCTCAAAAAACCAAAAAACCAGTGTTTATAAAAGGGATAAAAGGGACAAATAAACTTTTTTTGGATAACAAAAGTTATGAAATAAAAGATATAGAGTCATTTCAAACTGTAGAAATAAACGAAATCAATCAACCAGGATTAGATTTTTACATCGGTGTGTATCCAAAAAGGTTTGTAGATAGTTTTAAAATAGAAACAAATAACGGTATTATCAAATCTAATTCCTTAGGGTTAACATGTGAATTTTCGAAAAAATAA
- a CDS encoding prepilin-type N-terminal cleavage/methylation domain-containing protein: MNFRKNKGFTLLEVLIALSIAAISIIGIYSLTNNSIDILDSSQSKLSLLNKTYEYIIVKDKYPNSTYFEKSKNSEITFKDELKGSIYGFVDEHILTAENKDSKIYIRYFVKK; the protein is encoded by the coding sequence GTGAATTTTCGAAAAAATAAAGGCTTTACCCTACTTGAAGTTTTAATAGCTCTATCAATCGCAGCAATAAGTATAATTGGGATTTATTCCCTTACAAACAATTCCATTGATATTTTAGATTCTTCACAGAGCAAATTATCATTATTGAATAAAACTTATGAATACATAATAGTAAAAGATAAATATCCAAACTCAACCTATTTTGAAAAATCAAAAAACAGCGAAATAACTTTCAAAGATGAACTAAAAGGGTCAATATATGGATTTGTGGACGAACATATTTTAACAGCTGAAAATAAAGACTCAAAAATTTATATTCGATATTTTGTGAAAAAATGA
- a CDS encoding PilW family protein, with amino-acid sequence MKKGFTLIELLVAFTISIFVIITVYSLVSSIVEIKDSSSKKIEELKEKIGIQKIINLDITALTNTKFEKNEGFETNSISFYSMNSLFFNSGVKVKITYLFEDNNLYRIEENEKLGYKEQFVLLQNVEEFKVLSFDGNDYTENFDKAYVLKFIIKTKNHNYEITAGNMLYE; translated from the coding sequence ATGAAAAAAGGGTTTACATTAATAGAATTACTTGTCGCTTTTACCATCTCTATTTTTGTTATTATTACTGTATATTCACTAGTTTCATCTATTGTTGAGATAAAAGATTCTTCTTCAAAAAAGATAGAGGAACTAAAGGAAAAAATTGGTATCCAAAAAATCATCAATCTCGATATTACAGCGCTAACTAATACAAAATTTGAAAAAAATGAAGGTTTTGAAACTAATAGCATTTCGTTTTACTCAATGAACTCGCTTTTTTTTAATTCTGGAGTAAAAGTAAAAATAACTTATTTATTTGAAGATAATAATCTTTACAGAATAGAAGAAAATGAAAAACTGGGCTATAAAGAACAATTTGTATTATTGCAAAATGTAGAAGAATTTAAAGTATTGAGCTTTGATGGTAATGATTACACTGAAAATTTTGATAAAGCATATGTACTAAAGTTTATTATAAAAACTAAAAACCATAATTATGAAATCACAGCAGGAAATATGCTATATGAATAA